One stretch of Halobacillus litoralis DNA includes these proteins:
- a CDS encoding M28 family peptidase, translating to MSKKAIPFMLAAGLVLGSAPAVTFADPPAPNEQADHAFDNKVIKKISADRLYERVDLLSKQPREAGTQGEYEAVQYIKSEFESYGYETELQPFTIQAWDEGTSSISINSSDFAGDVHTFNGSVNGTVEASLEYVGLAYSEDVPDTVSGKIALIERGEISFYEKVQNVIDKGAVGVIMFNREGAEGSDFGYTYEGQNIPAVAIDREAGLSLVNQLQSEEVTAAVSVQDAGPIDQTSYNVIATMKPHKNKDTGQIVTVGAHHDSVAGGPGANDDASGVSGVLELAKIMAKTPTDTELRFMTFGAEEKGLLGSYHYVSTLSDDEIKRISAHFQMDMIGSRDSGDLIMFTPDGEKNLVTDLGASAGARVAEVVEYGQLGRSDHVPFYVEGIPAALFIHAPLEPWYHSPEDTLDKISKEKLKETTEIVGAAVYQIARPDTPALENARVAPGPVHYEFDDRPL from the coding sequence TTGTCTAAGAAAGCCATTCCTTTCATGTTAGCCGCTGGATTAGTTTTAGGCTCTGCACCTGCTGTCACTTTTGCTGACCCCCCTGCTCCAAATGAACAAGCCGATCATGCTTTTGATAATAAGGTGATTAAAAAAATCAGTGCCGATCGTCTCTACGAACGGGTAGACCTGTTGTCAAAACAGCCTAGGGAAGCAGGAACACAGGGCGAGTATGAAGCCGTTCAGTACATTAAAAGCGAATTTGAAAGCTACGGTTATGAAACAGAATTGCAACCTTTCACCATCCAAGCGTGGGACGAAGGAACTTCCTCCATTTCAATCAATAGCTCAGACTTTGCTGGTGATGTCCATACCTTTAATGGGTCTGTAAACGGTACAGTCGAAGCCTCCCTGGAGTATGTAGGTCTGGCTTACTCTGAGGATGTCCCGGATACCGTTTCCGGTAAAATCGCGTTGATTGAAAGAGGCGAAATCAGTTTTTATGAAAAAGTCCAAAACGTGATCGATAAAGGCGCTGTAGGCGTCATTATGTTTAACCGTGAAGGAGCAGAAGGCAGCGATTTCGGTTATACATATGAAGGGCAGAACATTCCGGCTGTAGCGATCGACCGGGAAGCTGGACTGTCCCTCGTGAATCAACTTCAGTCAGAAGAAGTCACGGCAGCAGTATCCGTACAAGATGCAGGACCCATCGATCAAACATCTTATAACGTGATTGCCACTATGAAACCACACAAAAATAAAGATACAGGCCAAATTGTGACAGTGGGTGCCCACCACGACTCCGTAGCAGGTGGACCAGGAGCCAACGATGATGCTTCCGGTGTGTCCGGGGTACTGGAATTAGCTAAGATTATGGCGAAAACTCCGACGGACACAGAGTTACGTTTTATGACCTTTGGAGCGGAAGAAAAAGGTCTGCTCGGTTCCTATCACTACGTCAGCACACTGAGCGATGATGAAATCAAACGAATCTCTGCTCATTTCCAAATGGATATGATCGGAAGCCGCGACTCTGGTGACTTGATTATGTTCACTCCGGATGGAGAGAAAAACCTAGTGACAGATTTAGGCGCATCTGCAGGCGCAAGAGTGGCAGAAGTGGTCGAATATGGGCAGCTTGGCCGCAGCGACCATGTTCCGTTTTATGTGGAGGGGATTCCTGCCGCACTATTTATTCATGCTCCCCTTGAGCCGTGGTACCACTCCCCTGAAGATACGTTAGATAAAATTAGTAAAGAAAAACTGAAAGAGACAACGGAGATTGTCGGAGCAGCCGTCTATCAAATCGCAAGACCAGATACACCCGCTCTGGAAAATGCGAGAGTAGCCCCCGGTCCTGTTCATTATGAATTTGATGATCGTCCCCTATAA
- a CDS encoding multicopper oxidase family protein, with amino-acid sequence MLKKFVDPLPIMESIRPTGHIQNVPFYEVTMQETFQKLHRDLPPTKVWGYNGLYPGPTFHVQRHQPVHVLWKNKLPEWHFLPIDTTVHGAEKSQPEVRTVVHLHGGVTPDTSDGYPEAWFTRDFQKVGPHFTNRLYTYPNHQPATNLWYHDHAMGLTRLNIYAGLAGMYIIHDREEARLNLPCGPFDIPLIIQDRSFHEDGRLFYPDEPVPPLMTPRPSVIPDFYGDTILVNGKVWPHVNVEPRRYRFRILNGSNARFYRFSLSNGEPFIQIGTDQGLLETPICVPSLVLAPAERADVIVDFSTCYGVSVILQNDYETQGKKPDPETTGSVMQFRVVHPLTSRDKSSIPAHLAPVPKLTHHQHARTLRLNMRKDSYGRNIHLLDDRLWSDPISETPKLGQTEIWNLINDTEAVHPIHLHLVRFQILDRQPFDRDVFEKEGRIVPTGPRVPPALNERGWKDTVRARPGEITRIIIPFGPYPGLFVWHCHILEHEDYEMMRPYIVTR; translated from the coding sequence ATGCTGAAGAAGTTCGTGGACCCCCTTCCCATTATGGAGAGCATCCGCCCAACAGGTCATATTCAGAATGTGCCCTTTTATGAAGTGACGATGCAGGAAACCTTTCAGAAACTGCACCGAGACCTCCCTCCGACGAAGGTTTGGGGCTATAATGGGCTGTATCCCGGTCCTACTTTTCACGTGCAGAGACATCAGCCGGTCCACGTGTTATGGAAAAATAAACTTCCTGAATGGCATTTTCTTCCCATTGATACGACTGTACACGGGGCTGAGAAAAGCCAACCGGAAGTTCGGACTGTCGTGCACCTCCATGGAGGGGTGACGCCGGATACAAGTGATGGTTATCCAGAAGCGTGGTTCACCCGTGACTTTCAAAAAGTAGGCCCCCATTTTACCAATAGGCTGTACACGTATCCCAATCACCAGCCCGCGACCAACTTGTGGTACCACGACCATGCCATGGGCCTCACGCGCCTTAATATTTATGCCGGACTTGCCGGCATGTACATCATCCATGACCGGGAAGAAGCCCGTTTGAATCTACCATGTGGGCCCTTCGACATTCCGTTGATTATCCAAGACCGGTCGTTCCATGAAGATGGTCGCCTCTTCTACCCTGATGAACCAGTCCCACCGTTAATGACTCCCCGCCCTTCCGTCATACCAGATTTCTACGGAGATACGATTTTGGTGAATGGCAAAGTATGGCCGCATGTAAACGTAGAGCCCAGACGCTATCGTTTCCGCATCCTGAACGGATCGAATGCCCGCTTCTATCGCTTTTCACTTTCCAACGGGGAACCTTTCATCCAAATCGGTACAGATCAAGGTTTACTCGAAACGCCGATATGTGTCCCTTCGCTTGTACTTGCACCTGCAGAACGAGCGGATGTAATTGTAGATTTTTCTACGTGTTACGGTGTATCGGTCATACTGCAAAACGATTACGAAACGCAAGGGAAGAAACCAGACCCTGAGACGACGGGGAGTGTGATGCAATTCCGCGTGGTCCACCCCCTTACTTCTAGGGATAAGAGTTCCATACCCGCTCACTTGGCACCTGTTCCAAAGCTTACACATCATCAGCATGCACGAACTTTACGTCTGAACATGCGAAAAGATTCCTACGGACGCAACATTCACTTGCTAGACGACCGTTTGTGGTCGGACCCCATTTCTGAGACTCCGAAACTAGGTCAAACGGAAATCTGGAACCTGATCAATGACACAGAAGCGGTCCACCCGATCCACCTTCATCTAGTCCGCTTCCAAATTCTCGACCGCCAACCCTTCGACCGTGATGTCTTCGAAAAGGAAGGACGCATCGTTCCTACAGGTCCACGTGTTCCTCCAGCTTTGAATGAAAGAGGATGGAAGGATACTGTACGGGCACGACCTGGAGAAATAACACGAATCATCATTCCCTTCGGCCCTTACCCTGGACTGTTCGTGTGGCACTGCCATATTTTAGAGCATGAAGACTATGAGATGATGCGTCCTTATATTGTTACTAGATAA
- a CDS encoding bifunctional transcriptional activator/DNA repair enzyme AdaA, with the protein MITDLKKKEFYQALLERNTEYEGSFFVGVKSTGVFCRPTCPARKPKFENCEFFFTPQEALLASFRPCKRCSPLSHPNQVSELVQKLVQAVEENPEKKWREKDFREFSVDESTARRQFKKRFGMTFVLYARARRMGLAMKEIRSGKAVIDAQLHTGYESGSGFRDAFSRIMGETPTSVQENRILTVSWLDTRMGPMIAIADETDLYLLEFVDRRGLEREVEILRNKTKAAIIPGKTEAIQSIERELDLYFKGELTEFKTPIKWLGTPFQKMVWAKLREIPFGETRTYSEMACEIGKPTSTRAVAGANGANQIALVVPCHRVIRSDGTLGGYGGGIARKKWLIDLEGKGE; encoded by the coding sequence ATGATAACTGATCTTAAGAAAAAGGAATTCTATCAGGCATTACTTGAAAGAAACACCGAATATGAAGGTTCTTTCTTTGTAGGAGTTAAGAGCACAGGGGTGTTTTGTCGACCAACATGCCCTGCAAGGAAACCTAAATTTGAGAACTGCGAATTTTTCTTTACTCCTCAAGAAGCGCTTCTAGCCTCGTTTCGTCCTTGCAAGAGATGTTCTCCTCTTTCTCACCCCAATCAAGTCTCTGAACTTGTTCAAAAACTTGTGCAGGCGGTTGAGGAAAACCCAGAGAAAAAATGGCGGGAGAAAGACTTCCGAGAATTCTCTGTGGATGAATCAACAGCCCGCCGTCAATTTAAAAAACGTTTTGGGATGACATTTGTGCTATACGCCCGGGCAAGAAGAATGGGCCTTGCTATGAAAGAAATTCGATCAGGAAAGGCTGTTATTGATGCACAGCTACACACAGGTTATGAATCCGGCAGCGGTTTTAGAGATGCTTTTTCTCGGATCATGGGAGAAACCCCTACGTCAGTTCAAGAAAATCGCATACTCACAGTATCTTGGTTAGATACAAGGATGGGACCAATGATTGCAATAGCAGATGAGACTGACCTTTATCTTCTCGAATTTGTGGATCGTCGTGGTTTAGAAAGAGAGGTCGAAATTCTCAGGAATAAAACGAAGGCAGCGATCATACCAGGGAAGACCGAGGCCATCCAATCAATCGAAAGGGAGTTGGATTTGTATTTTAAAGGAGAATTAACTGAATTTAAAACGCCAATTAAATGGCTGGGGACACCTTTTCAAAAAATGGTGTGGGCAAAATTGAGAGAAATTCCTTTTGGAGAAACCCGTACATATTCTGAAATGGCTTGTGAAATTGGTAAGCCAACTTCTACACGTGCGGTTGCTGGAGCTAACGGAGCCAATCAGATTGCGCTTGTGGTTCCTTGTCATCGGGTGATTCGTAGTGACGGCACATTAGGTGGATATGGTGGAGGTATCGCAAGAAAGAAATGGCTTATAGACTTAGAAGGCAAAGGGGAATAA
- a CDS encoding MFS transporter: MTKREGIPPISMIGLLALMIIFGWFRYGYGLLFSEFKSAFDLSTSMLGVISSLTFVTFLVGALTVVLFVSRFGSRHVIMAGIMTASTGLLIASLTGSWIVFAAACLLAGFSPGLTWSSFSQSVHEHLPENIHKRTLAVISTGSTVGLIIISTIYLFLDGNWRLVWGGGAIVGYLIYWWAYKEVPYKKENSSVKRIRITDLQPLFTKYTKPFYAASFLFGFTESTYWTYSADFVQDNFSIANSNAIFFLITGVGGLAGLLGGELISRWGMRWSFTMTIVLYSLSMSVLFLSQGWLLVCFSGLTFGISFMLYAAYLPIWSAKVFPKFPAQGFSICIIVLNIGAILGPAVFGWILAYSTYSLIFLLLGIIGLVKLFALPVLRNEF; this comes from the coding sequence ATGACAAAAAGAGAGGGGATACCACCCATATCCATGATTGGTCTGCTTGCTTTAATGATCATATTTGGGTGGTTTCGGTACGGATACGGGTTATTGTTCAGTGAATTTAAGAGTGCATTCGATCTTTCTACTTCCATGTTAGGGGTGATTTCCAGCCTAACGTTTGTCACCTTTTTAGTGGGGGCGTTGACGGTTGTCCTTTTTGTATCAAGGTTCGGGTCACGGCATGTCATAATGGCCGGGATCATGACCGCTTCGACGGGATTGTTAATTGCCTCTCTTACGGGGAGCTGGATCGTTTTTGCAGCCGCCTGTTTGCTTGCAGGGTTCAGTCCAGGCCTAACATGGTCTTCTTTCTCCCAAAGTGTTCATGAGCACCTGCCTGAGAACATTCATAAGCGGACACTTGCCGTTATCAGTACGGGATCGACGGTAGGTTTAATTATAATCTCTACCATTTATTTGTTCCTGGACGGAAATTGGAGACTGGTCTGGGGCGGTGGAGCTATTGTGGGATACCTTATTTATTGGTGGGCGTATAAGGAGGTCCCGTATAAGAAAGAGAATTCAAGTGTGAAGCGAATCAGAATCACGGATCTTCAACCGTTGTTCACGAAATATACGAAGCCGTTCTATGCCGCGTCGTTCTTGTTCGGTTTCACGGAGTCTACGTATTGGACGTATTCGGCGGACTTTGTTCAGGATAATTTCTCTATCGCTAATTCCAATGCGATTTTTTTCTTGATCACAGGTGTTGGAGGTCTTGCCGGATTGTTAGGGGGAGAACTTATTAGCAGATGGGGGATGAGATGGAGTTTTACAATGACGATTGTTCTTTATTCCCTCAGCATGTCCGTCCTGTTCTTATCTCAAGGATGGCTGCTTGTATGCTTCTCAGGATTGACGTTTGGGATCTCCTTCATGTTATACGCCGCGTATCTGCCAATTTGGAGTGCGAAAGTCTTTCCGAAGTTCCCAGCCCAGGGGTTCAGCATCTGTATCATCGTATTGAATATCGGGGCAATCCTCGGGCCGGCGGTGTTTGGTTGGATTTTGGCTTATTCCACGTACAGTTTGATTTTTCTGTTGTTAGGGATCATCGGCTTGGTGAAATTGTTTGCTTTGCCGGTGTTGCGGAATGAATTTTAA
- a CDS encoding endonuclease I family protein, which produces MDKMISEAISVSTDPERIDVIIKQAKKNKEEIVKNEQVYFDESKNKKTKQEYYASVDFSDPANSTAIEKVTELIQSTHKNYLRYDPSSYVYPWVDLRPDGKLQSIYSGEVREPEDVIHEDYAASQKREQKIRANKEEENLLHVMAEAVTAFKYNCEHAVPQSWYDAQEPMRGDLHHLFTCEPLCNSIRSNFPYHDFHDYPAGQEVGVLRIEDQCGKAEDELFEPEYAKGTVARAMLYFLLRYPDELESNHREKIDVDLMLEWHSNEPPEVYEFHRNHAIFELQGNRNPFIDYPVEMDELFRNNQM; this is translated from the coding sequence ATGGATAAAATGATCAGCGAGGCAATTTCCGTATCTACGGACCCGGAACGAATAGATGTTATCATCAAACAAGCGAAGAAAAATAAAGAAGAAATTGTTAAGAATGAACAGGTGTACTTTGATGAAAGTAAAAACAAAAAAACGAAGCAAGAATATTATGCGTCTGTTGATTTTTCGGATCCTGCCAACAGCACGGCAATAGAAAAGGTTACGGAATTAATCCAGTCGACACATAAAAACTATTTGCGCTACGACCCGAGCTCATACGTTTATCCTTGGGTGGACCTTCGACCTGATGGCAAGCTGCAGAGCATCTATTCAGGAGAGGTAAGAGAACCGGAGGACGTCATCCATGAAGATTATGCTGCTTCCCAAAAACGGGAACAAAAGATAAGAGCGAACAAAGAGGAGGAGAATCTGCTGCACGTGATGGCAGAGGCCGTTACCGCCTTTAAATACAATTGTGAACATGCCGTTCCTCAATCCTGGTATGACGCGCAGGAGCCCATGCGGGGGGACCTGCATCATCTATTCACTTGTGAACCTCTATGTAATTCAATCAGAAGTAATTTTCCTTATCATGATTTTCATGATTATCCGGCTGGACAAGAGGTGGGGGTTCTTCGAATTGAGGATCAATGCGGGAAAGCAGAGGATGAATTATTTGAACCGGAATACGCAAAAGGCACGGTGGCTCGAGCGATGCTTTATTTCTTGCTGAGATATCCGGATGAATTGGAATCAAATCATAGAGAAAAAATCGATGTGGACCTTATGCTTGAGTGGCATAGTAATGAACCGCCTGAAGTTTATGAATTTCACCGGAATCACGCGATTTTTGAGCTTCAGGGGAATCGGAACCCATTTATTGATTATCCGGTGGAAATGGATGAGTTATTCAGAAATAACCAAATGTAA
- a CDS encoding tyrosine-type recombinase/integrase, with product MLKFADLNSELTPQSLRHTRTSLLAEAGVSLEQIMDRRGHSDDQITKDVYLHVTQEIKKEASQKFSELMRSLR from the coding sequence TTGTTAAAATTTGCAGATCTAAACTCAGAGCTAACACCTCAATCATTAAGGCATACGCGCACATCACTATTAGCCGAAGCGGGTGTCTCACTTGAACAAATCATGGATAGGCGTGGCCATTCAGATGATCAGATTACAAAAGATGTGTATCTCCATGTCACGCAAGAAATAAAAAAAGAAGCTTCCCAAAAGTTCAGCGAACTAATGAGAAGCCTCCGTTAA
- a CDS encoding threonine/serine exporter family protein → MWIEYAIASFFASAAFGIIYQAPRNTLVKCGLVGMVGWMIYAFLVWKEVDTVPATLIASFVIALVSQTLARRFKTPMIIFSVPGIIPLVPGSLAYDAMRNFVQNDYSAAISIAAKAFMISGAIAFGLVFSEVLNQIIKKVKQTKAQVR, encoded by the coding sequence ATGTGGATTGAATATGCCATAGCAAGCTTTTTTGCATCAGCTGCCTTTGGAATCATCTATCAGGCGCCAAGAAATACGCTCGTCAAATGTGGTCTCGTCGGCATGGTTGGTTGGATGATTTACGCATTCTTAGTATGGAAAGAAGTCGACACTGTCCCGGCTACACTCATCGCCTCCTTTGTTATTGCCCTGGTCAGCCAGACGCTGGCAAGGAGATTCAAAACGCCTATGATTATATTTAGCGTACCAGGGATTATTCCTCTCGTACCAGGAAGTCTCGCTTATGACGCGATGCGGAACTTTGTACAAAATGACTACAGCGCCGCTATCTCTATTGCAGCGAAAGCTTTTATGATATCCGGTGCCATTGCATTTGGGCTCGTGTTCTCGGAAGTGCTTAACCAGATTATAAAAAAGGTGAAACAGACAAAAGCGCAAGTGAGGTAA
- the groL gene encoding chaperonin GroEL (60 kDa chaperone family; promotes refolding of misfolded polypeptides especially under stressful conditions; forms two stacked rings of heptamers to form a barrel-shaped 14mer; ends can be capped by GroES; misfolded proteins enter the barrel where they are refolded when GroES binds): MAKEIKFSEDARRSMLRGVDTLANAVKVTLGPKGRNVVLDKKFGSPLITNDGVTIAKEIELEDHFENMGAQLVSEVASKTNDVAGDGTTTATVLAQAMIREGLKNVTSGANPVGIRKGIEKATAVATEELRKISKPIEGRDSIAQVASISAADNEVGQLIAEAMERVGNDGVITIEESKGFNTELEVVEGMQFDRGYASPYMVTDQDKMEAVLEDPYILITDKKINNIQEVLPVLEQVVQQSKPLLLISEDVEGEALATLVVNKLRGTFNAVAVKAPGFGDRRKSMLEDIATLTGGQVITEDLGLELKNTTIDQLGRASKAVITKENTTIVEGAGNPEQISSRVAQIRAQSEETTSEFDKEKLQERLAKLSGGVAVIKVGAATETELKERKLRIEDALNSTRAAVEEGIVAGGGTALVNIINSVEGLGLVDDEATGASIVLRALEEPVRQIVHNAGLEGSIIVERLKAEEVGVGFNAATGEWVNMVEQGIVDPTKVTRSALQNAASVAAMFLTTEAVVADHPEEDNGGGMPDMGGMGGMGGMM, from the coding sequence ATGGCTAAAGAAATCAAATTTAGTGAAGACGCACGCCGCTCTATGCTGCGTGGTGTAGATACATTAGCAAATGCTGTTAAAGTTACACTTGGACCAAAAGGACGTAACGTCGTATTGGATAAGAAGTTCGGTTCTCCACTCATCACAAACGATGGTGTGACCATCGCTAAAGAAATCGAATTGGAAGACCACTTCGAAAACATGGGTGCACAACTCGTTTCTGAAGTAGCTTCTAAAACAAACGATGTTGCTGGTGACGGTACAACGACAGCAACGGTTCTTGCACAGGCAATGATCCGTGAAGGTCTTAAAAACGTAACATCCGGTGCGAACCCAGTCGGTATTCGTAAAGGTATCGAGAAAGCGACAGCTGTAGCGACAGAAGAGCTTCGCAAAATCTCTAAACCTATCGAAGGCCGCGATTCAATTGCACAAGTAGCAAGCATCTCTGCTGCTGACAATGAAGTCGGCCAGTTGATCGCTGAAGCGATGGAGCGCGTAGGTAACGACGGTGTTATCACAATCGAAGAATCTAAAGGTTTCAACACAGAACTAGAAGTGGTTGAAGGTATGCAGTTCGACCGCGGCTATGCTTCTCCATACATGGTCACTGACCAAGATAAGATGGAAGCGGTTCTTGAAGATCCTTACATTCTAATTACAGATAAGAAGATCAACAACATCCAGGAAGTCCTTCCTGTACTTGAGCAAGTGGTCCAACAATCCAAGCCACTTCTATTGATCTCTGAAGACGTTGAAGGCGAAGCACTTGCAACGCTTGTTGTGAACAAACTTCGCGGTACATTCAACGCGGTAGCTGTTAAGGCTCCTGGATTCGGTGACCGTCGTAAATCGATGCTTGAAGATATCGCAACACTTACTGGCGGCCAGGTAATCACAGAAGATCTTGGGCTAGAATTGAAGAATACAACAATCGACCAGCTTGGACGTGCGTCTAAAGCAGTCATTACAAAAGAAAACACAACAATCGTTGAAGGTGCAGGAAACCCTGAGCAGATCTCTTCCCGTGTTGCTCAAATCCGTGCACAGTCAGAAGAAACAACTTCTGAATTCGATAAAGAAAAACTACAAGAGCGCCTTGCAAAACTTTCCGGCGGCGTAGCTGTCATCAAAGTAGGCGCGGCAACAGAAACAGAATTGAAAGAGCGTAAACTACGTATCGAAGACGCCCTGAACTCTACGCGAGCAGCAGTAGAAGAAGGAATCGTTGCCGGTGGTGGTACAGCGCTTGTAAACATCATCAACTCTGTGGAAGGCCTTGGCCTAGTAGACGACGAAGCAACAGGTGCAAGCATCGTTCTACGTGCGCTTGAAGAGCCGGTTCGCCAAATCGTTCACAACGCAGGTCTTGAAGGATCCATCATCGTTGAGCGTCTGAAAGCTGAAGAAGTCGGCGTAGGCTTCAACGCTGCCACAGGCGAATGGGTGAACATGGTTGAACAAGGTATCGTTGACCCTACAAAAGTTACACGTTCTGCGCTTCAAAACGCAGCATCCGTAGCCGCTATGTTCTTGACAACAGAAGCGGTAGTCGCTGATCATCCAGAAGAGGATAATGGCGGCGGCATGCCTGACATGGGTGGCATGGGCGGAATGGGCGGCATGATGTAA
- the groES gene encoding co-chaperone GroES encodes MLKPLGDRIVIELVEEEQTTASGIVLPDSAKEKPLEGKVVAVGTGRITDNGEKVALEVAQGDRVIYSKFAGTEVKYEGSEYLILRESDVLAVIQ; translated from the coding sequence TTGTTAAAGCCACTTGGTGATCGTATTGTTATTGAACTAGTTGAAGAAGAGCAAACTACTGCGAGCGGAATTGTACTTCCGGACTCTGCGAAAGAAAAGCCACTAGAAGGTAAAGTTGTTGCTGTCGGCACAGGCCGCATCACAGACAACGGTGAAAAAGTAGCACTGGAAGTCGCACAAGGCGACCGCGTGATCTATTCTAAATTCGCAGGTACAGAAGTGAAGTATGAAGGCAGCGAATACTTGATTCTGCGCGAATCAGATGTACTAGCTGTGATCCAGTAG
- a CDS encoding CPBP family intramembrane glutamic endopeptidase, whose protein sequence is MPKHYWYIIVTYLITQISAIAAVPVLVKAAGMSRFDAIAVWSVFSFTIATIIILLLLRRDPQDALARSEDKAGPGKVVLWSIAGVFLALFAQAIAATIERELFGVSPGSENTMGLMEIARESPLFILLPVVFAPITEEIIFRKIIFGSIYKRTNFWLAVLVSALVFGAFHFDFSHMLVYFSMGVVFAFLYVKTKRIITPIVAHMAMNSFVVVSQYFLTEEDIRRMQEQLETIFIGGFL, encoded by the coding sequence ATGCCGAAACATTATTGGTACATCATTGTGACCTATCTCATCACACAGATTTCTGCCATTGCGGCTGTCCCGGTTCTCGTCAAGGCTGCGGGGATGTCCCGCTTCGATGCGATTGCCGTCTGGTCTGTGTTCAGTTTTACGATTGCCACCATCATCATCCTTCTCCTGCTCCGCCGCGATCCACAGGATGCTCTAGCCCGGAGTGAGGATAAAGCAGGTCCGGGGAAAGTCGTTCTCTGGTCGATTGCCGGTGTCTTTTTAGCCTTGTTCGCCCAAGCCATTGCTGCGACCATTGAACGTGAATTGTTCGGTGTATCGCCGGGATCTGAGAATACGATGGGATTGATGGAAATCGCCCGTGAATCGCCGTTGTTCATCCTCCTTCCTGTCGTGTTTGCACCGATTACGGAAGAGATCATTTTCCGTAAGATCATCTTCGGTTCGATTTATAAGCGGACGAATTTCTGGCTGGCTGTTCTCGTATCCGCTCTCGTCTTCGGAGCGTTCCATTTCGATTTCAGCCACATGTTAGTTTACTTCTCCATGGGAGTCGTTTTCGCCTTCCTTTATGTCAAAACTAAACGAATTATTACACCAATCGTGGCTCATATGGCAATGAACTCGTTTGTTGTCGTTTCGCAGTACTTCCTCACTGAAGAGGATATCCGCCGCATGCAGGAACAGCTGGAGACCATCTTTATTGGAGGCTTTTTATAA
- a CDS encoding YdiK family protein — MRTSPLFMAFLYMMMGVAFTYIAAQSAEETVWNAMTIILAIVATFNIAVAIRLINLHNKIKNSKKK, encoded by the coding sequence ATGAGAACATCACCCTTATTCATGGCTTTTCTTTACATGATGATGGGGGTAGCATTCACGTACATCGCCGCACAGTCGGCAGAAGAGACGGTGTGGAATGCGATGACCATCATCCTGGCCATTGTCGCGACATTCAACATTGCCGTAGCGATCCGGCTTATCAATCTACACAACAAGATTAAAAATTCAAAAAAGAAGTAA